The following proteins are co-located in the Carassius gibelio isolate Cgi1373 ecotype wild population from Czech Republic chromosome A21, carGib1.2-hapl.c, whole genome shotgun sequence genome:
- the LOC127942270 gene encoding uracil nucleotide/cysteinyl leukotriene receptor-like — translation MNNCTVNFTTPVESTNSTTNSYELLYILNMCMHCINFLFGLPTHSYVIWLIITGTGNGVAFEFVILNLSFSEIGICLNSVISLLSFWFSGIIILNTFLVGLIITGRPLFQCLICVERYLAVVHPVIFLKYKPLRYRVIGCTLAWILILGSCVCCMLTVASHYIVFMWFIFLQFLIFLSIQLFCLVAILRALKQSGPGERGRIRNEENDKIRRVIYLILVTTATIVIIYVPLALTALYTIVTKVMIQDVWFPAVICYILAGFVQSVIYLNRTGKLSCLCSL, via the coding sequence ATGAATAACTGTACAGTGAACTTCACCACACCGGTTGAATCTACAAACTCCACAACAAATTCCTACGAGCTGCTCTATATTTTGAACATGTGTATGCACTGCATCAATTTCCTGTTTGGTCTTCCTACACACTCCTATGTTATATGGCTCATCATCACAGGAACAGGAAATGGAGTTGCATTTGAGTTTGTTATCCTCAATCTCTCTTTTTCTGAAATCGGTATCTGCCTGAATTCTGTGATCTCTCTACTGTCATTTTGGTTTTCAGGCatcataatattaaatacatttttagtagGACTAATTATCACTGGTCgtcctctgtttcagtgtctgatctgtgttgagcgttacctggcagtggttcatcctgtAATCTTTCTGAAGTACAAACCTCTCAGATATAGAGTAATCGGCTGCACTTTGGCTTGGATACTTATTCTTGGATCCTGTGTGTGCTGCATGTTGACTGTAGCCTCACACTACATTGTATTTATGTGGTTCATTTTTCTACAGTTCCTCATCTTCctctccatccagttgttttgtcttgtggctattctcagagctctgaagcagtcaggaccaggagagagagggagaataaGAAACGAGGAAAACGACAAGATAAGAAGAGTGATTTATCTCATTCTAGTAACAACTGCAACCATAGTTATCATATATGTGCCACTTGCTCTCACAGCGTTGTATACAATTGTGACAAAAGTAATGATTCAGGATGTTTGGTTTCCTGCTGTAATTTGTTATATCCTGGCTGGTTTTGTGCAGAGTGTTATTTATCTGAACCGGACTGGAAAACTCTCCTGTCTCTGTTCCTTATGA